The window CGTCAAATACAAATATGCCGGGCGAGCCCGGCATATCATAGGGTATTCAACCGCTGGTTATCCTACCCTGTGCTTACAATCAGCCTTTCAGCTGTGCAGCAACTTCAGCAGCGAAGTCTACTTTCTCAACTTCGATACCTTCACCTACTTCCAGACGCAGGAAGGAAACCACTTCAGCACCGGCTGCTTTAGCCAGCTGAGCGATGGTCTGCTCTGGGTTCTTAACGAACGGCTGATCCAGCAGGCTGTTTTCTTTCAGGAACTTGTTGATACGGCCAACCATCATTTTTTCGACGATTTCGTCTGGCTTGCCAGCCATATCTGGCTGCGCCTTGATGATTTCTTTTTCTTTCTCAACAACTTCAGCTGGCATATCTTCTGCGCGCACAACACGTGGGTTAGCAGCAGTTACATGCATTGCGATGTCTTTAGCCAGTTCTTCATTACCAGCGGTCAGGGCAACGATACAGCCCACTTTACCGTTAGAGTGCAGGTAAGCACCCAGAACCGGAGCTTCCAGAACAGACGGACGACGTACAGTGATGTTTTCACCGATTTTCTGAACCAGAGCCATACGGGCTTCTTCCAGCTCACCTTCCATCAGTTTGGCAACGTCAGTTTCTTTGGTAGCAACCAGTTTGGCCAGAACAGTGTCAGCAAAAGCAGAGAAGTTTGCATCGCCGGCAGCGAAGTCAGTTTCAGAGTTAACTTCAACAACGAAAGCAACGCCATCTTTAACTTCGATACGCAGTTTACCTTCAGCAGCAGCACGGTCTGCTTTTTTAGCTGCTTTCAGACCAGAGTTTTTACGCAGGTTTTCAATCGCCAGATCGATATCACCGTCGGTTTCAGCCAGTGCTTTTTTGCACTCCATCATGCCCAGACCGGTACGTTCGCGCAGTTCTTTAACCTGAGCAGCAGAAATATTTGCCATGTGTGTAATCCTCTATCAGTTAACTTGTCAGTAAATTGCACCTAAAAAAAAGGGGGCAAGCCCCCTTTTTCCGAGCGTCTGAGATTACTCAGCTGCTTCCTGTGCCGGCGCTTCTTCTGCTACTTCGACGAATTCGTCTGCAGCCACACCATTTTGCTGCTTGCCTTCCAGTACGGCGTCTGCGATTGCAGAAGCGTAGATCTGGATAGCACGGATAGCATCGTCGTTACCTGGGATAACGTAATCGATACCGTCTGGGTTAGAGTTGGTATCAACCACACCAATAACCGGGATACCCAGCTTGTTGGCTTCCTGAACAGCGATACGCTCATGGTCAACGTCGATCACGAACAGTACGTCCGGCAGACCGCCCATTTCCTTGATACCACCGATAGAACGCTCCAGCTTCTCCATTTCACGGGTACGCATCAGAGCTTCTTTCTTGGTCAGCTGTTCGAAAGTACCATCGTTTTGTTGCGCTTCGAGGTCACGCAGACGCTTGATAGACTGACGGATGGTTTTGTAGTTGGTCAGCATACCGCCTAACCAGCGGTGTGCGACGAAAGGCATGCCGGAACGCTCAGCCTGCTCTTTCATGATCTTACCTGCAGCGCGCTTGGTACCAACAAACAGAACTTTGTTGTTACGGGCAGCCATAGACTCAACCAGTTTCAGCGCGTCGTTCAGCGCAGGAACGGTGTGCTCCAGGTTGATGATATGAATTTTGTTGCGGGCGCCGAAAATGTACTTGCCCATTTTCGGGTTCCAGTAACGGGTCTGGTGACCGAAGTGTACGCCTGCTTTCAGCAGGTCACGCATGCTTACTTGTGCCATGATAACTACCTTAATAAGTTGGGTTAGGCCTCCACGTACCCATCTCTCCGACCCTTGCCATCTCTGGCCGGGCACCCCGGATCAACGTTGCGATACGTGTGTGTCATTTACATGGAACGGATCAGTCCGTTTCACGGCGATTTTTTCGCGGGCGCTTTATACCACTTTTACCCGCCGGACGCCAGCATTAAACAGCCCTTAAGCGCCCCACGGCAGCCGCTGAACAGCCCCAGTCACAGGTACAACTTCCGATTGAGGTTAACTATGAAGACCATTGGTTCAATACCGCGGCCACAACCAGTACAATAACGGCCTAAACAAGTCTGATGAACAGGTAAACGACTCCCCATGAGTGTCATCATCAAGTCCGCCGAGGACATCGAGAAAATGCGCGTTGCCGGCCGTCTGGCTGCCGAAGTACTGGAAATGATCGGTCCTTATGTAAAGCCCGGCATTTCTACCGGCGAACTGGACCGCATCTGCCATGACTATATTGTGAATGTTCAGCAGGCAATCCCGGCTCCGCTTAACTATCGCGGTTTTCCCAAGTCGATCTGCACCTCAATCAATCAGGTGATCTGCCACGGCATTCCCAGCGATGACAAGATCCTGAAGAAAGGCGACATCATCAATATCGATATCACCGTGATCAAAGATGGTTACCACGGCGATACCAGCAAGATGTTCTTTGTTGGCGAAGCAAGCCCGGCCAACCAGCGTCTGGTGGAAATTACTCAGGAGTGTCTGTACCTGGGTATCGATCTGGTCAAACCCGGTGCCCGCCTGGGGGATATTGGCCATGTGATTCAGCAGCACGCCGAAAGCAACCACTATTCCGTCGTACGCGAGTACTGCGGACACGGCATTGGTACCGTCTTCCACGAAGAGCCACAGGTGCTGCATTACGGCCGTCCGGGCACGGGCCTGGAGCTGAAAGCCGGTATGATTTTCACCATTGAGCCAATGATCAATCAGGGCACCCGTTTTAATAAGCTGATGAAAGATGGCTGGACCGTGGTCACCAAAGACCGCAAGCCGTCTGCTCAGTGGGAGCACACCATTCTGGTAACGGAAACCGGCGCAGAAGTGCTGACCCGTCGTCAGGAAGAAACCCGGTTCGGACAATAATCCATGGATGCTGTGGCGCCTGCGTTACCGTCGATCGACTCGCAGCAGTTACTGGCTGACCTGCAGGCTGCGGTTTCTCCGCTGCCGGTGGTCAAGCCAGTCCTGAAGCGTATTCAGGAAGAAGCCCACGCTTATTTCCGCGCCACGCTGGATGCCAGCACACTGGTACCGCTGCGGGCCCGGCTGATTGATCAGATACTGCAGTGTCTGTGGCAGAACAGCCGCTTACCCGCCACCGACCTCGCTCTCGTCGCTGTCGGTGGTTACGGCCGTGGCGAACTTCATCCTCATTCCGATATTGATGTGCTGCTCCTCGCCCGCGATGAAGAAGCCATCAATGCCAACAGCGAGGCCCTGCAGGGCTTTATCACCCTGCTGTGGGATCTGAAGCTGGATGTTGGCCACAGCGTGCGCACACTGGATGAATGCGTCAGCGAAGCCGAGAAAGATCTCACCATCATCACCAATATGATGGAAAGCCGCTCACTGGCTGGCGACACAGAGCTGCACCAGCTGCTGAAACAGGCGACCGCTGCCGATAAAATCTGGCCCGCTCAGGCATTCTTTAATGCCAAGTGGCAGGAAGTGCAGGCCCGTCACCGCAAGCACAACGATTCGGAATACAACCTCGAACCCAATGTTAAAAACTCTCCCGGTGCATTGCGCGATATCCAGACCATTACCTGGGTGACCATGCGCCACTTTGGCCAGGGCAGTCTGCTCGCCCTGCAGGATAAAGGGTTTCTGACACCGTTTGAGTTTGAGCGTCTGGAGCGCAGCCGCCATT of the Thalassolituus hydrocarboniclasticus genome contains:
- the tsf gene encoding translation elongation factor Ts — translated: MANISAAQVKELRERTGLGMMECKKALAETDGDIDLAIENLRKNSGLKAAKKADRAAAEGKLRIEVKDGVAFVVEVNSETDFAAGDANFSAFADTVLAKLVATKETDVAKLMEGELEEARMALVQKIGENITVRRPSVLEAPVLGAYLHSNGKVGCIVALTAGNEELAKDIAMHVTAANPRVVRAEDMPAEVVEKEKEIIKAQPDMAGKPDEIVEKMMVGRINKFLKENSLLDQPFVKNPEQTIAQLAKAAGAEVVSFLRLEVGEGIEVEKVDFAAEVAAQLKG
- the rpsB gene encoding 30S ribosomal protein S2; its protein translation is MAQVSMRDLLKAGVHFGHQTRYWNPKMGKYIFGARNKIHIINLEHTVPALNDALKLVESMAARNNKVLFVGTKRAAGKIMKEQAERSGMPFVAHRWLGGMLTNYKTIRQSIKRLRDLEAQQNDGTFEQLTKKEALMRTREMEKLERSIGGIKEMGGLPDVLFVIDVDHERIAVQEANKLGIPVIGVVDTNSNPDGIDYVIPGNDDAIRAIQIYASAIADAVLEGKQQNGVAADEFVEVAEEAPAQEAAE
- the map gene encoding type I methionyl aminopeptidase → MSVIIKSAEDIEKMRVAGRLAAEVLEMIGPYVKPGISTGELDRICHDYIVNVQQAIPAPLNYRGFPKSICTSINQVICHGIPSDDKILKKGDIINIDITVIKDGYHGDTSKMFFVGEASPANQRLVEITQECLYLGIDLVKPGARLGDIGHVIQQHAESNHYSVVREYCGHGIGTVFHEEPQVLHYGRPGTGLELKAGMIFTIEPMINQGTRFNKLMKDGWTVVTKDRKPSAQWEHTILVTETGAEVLTRRQEETRFGQ